A single genomic interval of Arachis duranensis cultivar V14167 chromosome 7, aradu.V14167.gnm2.J7QH, whole genome shotgun sequence harbors:
- the LOC107458974 gene encoding dof zinc finger protein DOF3.1 isoform X1, which yields MSCFFFSWYNDPSIEIQGNKRSFQFQVHSSNQPHLNTSRVACFTCPQIQSLERRYWTKGGALRNIPVGGGSRKNTKKSSTNNNSSKRPTSSSAPSSSSVSPSPSVSTPAQAASSAPESDSAQAYAAQPTVADQGPGLSFSSLLATSHLGSLLEGLNSNGSSLKMVQMNEFGVNVNSTGSVEPPVSSNSSRNPGLDVQSNGNNAESFLSMHNGDSSCWNNGSNGWSNLAIFTPGSSFQ from the exons atgTCATGTTTTTTTTTCAGCTGGTATAATGATCCATCCATAGAaatccaaggcaacaagagaAGCTTCCAATTCCAAGTTCATTCATCAAACCAACCAC ATCTTAACACATCAAGGGTTGCTTGCTTCACATGCCCTCAAATTCAATCCCTTGAAAG AAGGTATTGGACCAAAGGAGGTGCTCTTAGGAACATCCCAGTTGGTGGTGGAAGCAGGAAGAACACAAAAAAATCATCCACCAACAACAACTCCTCCAAACGCCCTACATCATCATCtgcaccatcatcatcatcagtatCCCCTTCACCATCCGTTTCCACTCCAGCACAGGCTGCTTCATCCGCTCCTGAATCCGACTCGGCCCAGGCCTACGCCGCCCAGCCTACTGTGGCTGATCAAGGCCCAGGCTTAAGCTTCAGTTCCCTATTGGCAACTAGCCATCTGGGGAGCCTATTGGAGGGTCTGAATTCAAATGGATCAAGTCTTAAAATGGTGCAAATGAATGAATTCGGAGTGAATGTGAATTCGACCGGTTCTGTTGAGCCGCCAGTGAGCTCGAATTCTAGTAGAAATCCAGGGTtggatgttcagagcaatggcAATAATGCAGAGAGCTTTCTGAGTATGCATAATGGTGATTCAAGCTGTTGGAATAATGGTAGCAATGGATGGTCTAATCTTGCAATATTTACACCAGGATCAAGCTTTCAGTAG
- the LOC107458973 gene encoding LOW QUALITY PROTEIN: serine/threonine protein phosphatase 2A 55 kDa regulatory subunit B beta isoform-like (The sequence of the model RefSeq protein was modified relative to this genomic sequence to represent the inferred CDS: inserted 1 base in 1 codon), which translates to MNGGDEVVAAPAGPPNPLEWKFSQVFGERTAGEEVQEVDIISAIEFDKSGDHLATGDRGGRVVLFERTDTKDXKPGFRMDYSISRHPEFRYKTEFQSHEPEFDYLKSLEIEEKINKIRWCQTANGALFLLSTNDKTIKFWKVQEKKIKKISEMNVDPSKAMGNGSIGSSSSSRAYLANGGAPDRSHNNLSNDYSFPPGGIPSLKLPVVSSQETSLLARCRRVYAHAHDYHINSISNNSDGETFISADDLRINLWNLEISNQSFNIVDVKPANMEDLTEVITSAEFHPTHCNTLAYSSSKGSIRLVDLRQSALCDSHTKLFEEQEAPGSRSFFTEIIASISDIKFGKDGRYILSRDYMTLKLWDINMDSGPVATFQVHEYLRPKLCDLYENDSIFDKFECCLSGDGLRIATGSYSNLFRVFGCALGSAEATTLEASKNPMRRQVPTSTPRQRSLGNSITRVVRRGTEAPGVDANGNSFDFTTKLLHLAWHPTENSIACAAANSLYMYYA; encoded by the exons ATGAACGGTGGCGATGAGGTCGTCGCAGCTCCGGCGGGTCCACCAAACCCTCTGGAGTGGAAATTCTCGCAGGTTTTCGGCGAACGCACGGCCGGTGAAGAGGTTCAGGAAG TTGACATAATTTCTGCTATTGAATTTGACAAGTCTGGTGATCATCTTGCTACTGGTGATCGTGGTGGTCGAGTTGTTCTATTTGAGAGGACAGATACAAAAG GTAAGCCTGGTTTCAGGATGGACTATTCTATTAGTAGGCATCCTGAGTTCCGTTATAAAACAGAGTTTCAGAGTCATGAGCCCGAG TTTGACTATCTCAAGAGCTTGGAAATAGAAGagaaaatcaacaaaatcaGATGGTGCCAAACAGCTAATGGTGCCCTCTTCCTTCTTTCTACAAATGATAAAACCATAAAATTTTGGAAG gttcaagaaaagaaaatcaagaaaatttCTGAGATGAATGTTGACCCTTCAAAAGCAATGGGAAATGGCAGTATTGGTAGTTCAAGTAGTTCTAGGGCATATCTTGCAAATGGAGGAGCTCCAGATAGATCACACAATAACCTAAGCAATGACTACTCATTTCCACCAGGAGGCATTCCATCACTAAAGTTACCTGTG GTAAGTAGCCAGGAGACGAGTTTATTGGCTCGGTGCCGCAGAGTATATGCCCATGCTCATGATTATCATATCAATTCTATTTCAAATAACAG TGATGGCGAAACTTTCATATCAGCCGATGATTTGCGTATAAATCTTTGGAATCTGGAAATTAGCAATCAAAGTTTTAATATTGTCGATGTAAAGCCTGCAAATATGGAGGATCTGACAG AGGTAATAACATCAGCAGAATTCCACCCTACACATTGTAATACATTGGCATACAGCAGTTCAAAGGGTTCAATCCGCCTAGTTGACTTGCGGCAATCAGCATTATGTGATTCGCATACCAAATT GTTTGAGGAACAGGAGGCCCCTGGGTCCAGATCATTTTTCACGGAGATTATTGCTTCTATCTCAGACATAAAATTTGGGAAGGATGGAAGATACATACTTAGCCGTGATTATATGACTCTAAAG CTATGGGACATAAATATGGATTCAGGCCCGGTTGCAACTTTCCAGGTTCACGAGTATTTAAGACCTAAG CTTTGTGatctatatgaaaatgattcaATTTTTGACAAGTTCGAGTGTTGTCTGAGCGGTGACGGGTTGCGTATTGCTACTGGCTCTTACAG CAACTTATTCCGTGTGTTCGGTTGTGCCCTGGGAAGTGCCGAGGCTACAACTTTGGAAGCCAGTAAAAATCCAATGAg ACGACAAGTTCCAACCTCTACACCAAGGCAAAGATCCCTCGGAAACAGTATAACAAGAGTTGTAAGACGAG GTACAGAAGCCCCAGGTGTTGACGCGAATGGGAATTCTTTTGATTTCACAACAAAGTTGCTGCACTTGGCATGGCATCCGACTGAGAATTCAATCGCTTGCGCGGCCGCAAATAGCTTGTACATGTACTATGCGTAA
- the LOC107458974 gene encoding dof zinc finger protein DOF3.1 isoform X2 yields MQDPTIFQPIKPQFPEQEQLKCPRCDSTNTKFCYYNNYNLSQPRHFCKNCRRYWTKGGALRNIPVGGGSRKNTKKSSTNNNSSKRPTSSSAPSSSSVSPSPSVSTPAQAASSAPESDSAQAYAAQPTVADQGPGLSFSSLLATSHLGSLLEGLNSNGSSLKMVQMNEFGVNVNSTGSVEPPVSSNSSRNPGLDVQSNGNNAESFLSMHNGDSSCWNNGSNGWSNLAIFTPGSSFQ; encoded by the coding sequence ATGCAAGACCCAACAATATTTCAACCCATCAAACCCCAATTTCCTgaacaagaacaacttaaatGCCCACGTTGCGACTCAACAAACACCAAATTCTGCTACTACAACAACTACAATCTCTCACAGCCACGCCATTTTTGTAAGAATTGCAGAAGGTATTGGACCAAAGGAGGTGCTCTTAGGAACATCCCAGTTGGTGGTGGAAGCAGGAAGAACACAAAAAAATCATCCACCAACAACAACTCCTCCAAACGCCCTACATCATCATCtgcaccatcatcatcatcagtatCCCCTTCACCATCCGTTTCCACTCCAGCACAGGCTGCTTCATCCGCTCCTGAATCCGACTCGGCCCAGGCCTACGCCGCCCAGCCTACTGTGGCTGATCAAGGCCCAGGCTTAAGCTTCAGTTCCCTATTGGCAACTAGCCATCTGGGGAGCCTATTGGAGGGTCTGAATTCAAATGGATCAAGTCTTAAAATGGTGCAAATGAATGAATTCGGAGTGAATGTGAATTCGACCGGTTCTGTTGAGCCGCCAGTGAGCTCGAATTCTAGTAGAAATCCAGGGTtggatgttcagagcaatggcAATAATGCAGAGAGCTTTCTGAGTATGCATAATGGTGATTCAAGCTGTTGGAATAATGGTAGCAATGGATGGTCTAATCTTGCAATATTTACACCAGGATCAAGCTTTCAGTAG